The proteins below come from a single Bacteroidota bacterium genomic window:
- a CDS encoding ketoacyl-ACP synthase III, translated as MTKIRAAITAVQGYLPDYVLTNKILETMVDTSEDWIVSRTGIKERRILKGLGKATSDMGAEAVRMLCEKRGISPEEIDLVICATVTPDMIFPATANIICDKVGAKNAWGYDLAAACSGFLFALATGTQFIESGKHKKVVIVGADKMSSIVDYTDRTTCVLFGDGCGAVLLEPNNEGFGILDSILKSDGSGRTYLHQKAGGSLKPASIETVNAKEHFIFQEGQPVFKAAVKGMADVSVEIMEKNNLQADDVSFLVPHQANKRIIDATAKRMGIGMEKVMLNIEKYGNTTSGTIPLCLWDWEKELKKGDNIVLAAFGGGFTWGAIYVKWAYDTK; from the coding sequence ATGACAAAGATTAGAGCTGCTATTACAGCAGTACAAGGCTATTTGCCAGATTATGTACTGACTAATAAAATTCTTGAAACAATGGTAGATACTTCTGAGGATTGGATTGTTTCAAGAACCGGAATTAAAGAGAGAAGGATATTAAAGGGATTAGGAAAAGCAACCTCTGATATGGGAGCTGAGGCAGTAAGAATGCTGTGTGAAAAAAGAGGAATCTCTCCTGAGGAAATCGATTTGGTTATCTGCGCTACAGTTACTCCGGATATGATTTTTCCTGCTACTGCAAATATTATTTGTGATAAAGTTGGTGCCAAAAATGCATGGGGATATGATCTTGCTGCTGCCTGTTCAGGCTTTCTTTTTGCACTTGCAACCGGAACTCAATTCATTGAATCTGGGAAACACAAAAAAGTGGTAATAGTTGGAGCAGATAAAATGTCCTCTATTGTTGATTACACCGACCGTACAACCTGTGTCCTTTTTGGTGATGGTTGCGGTGCTGTTTTACTTGAACCCAATAATGAGGGCTTTGGGATTTTAGATTCAATACTAAAATCAGATGGATCTGGAAGAACTTATTTACATCAAAAAGCTGGTGGTTCGTTAAAACCGGCAAGTATTGAGACAGTGAATGCCAAGGAACATTTTATATTCCAGGAAGGCCAGCCGGTTTTTAAGGCTGCTGTTAAAGGAATGGCTGATGTTTCGGTAGAAATTATGGAAAAGAATAATCTTCAGGCTGATGATGTTTCATTTCTTGTTCCTCATCAGGCAAATAAAAGAATTATAGATGCCACAGCAAAAAGAATGGGCATTGGTATGGAAAAGGTTATGCTTAACATTGAAAAATATGGTAACACAACTTCTGGAACAATTCCACTGTGCTTATGGGATTGGGAAAAGGAATTAAAAAAAGGGGACAACATTGTTTTGGCTGCCTTTGGAGGTGGTTTTACCTGGGGAGCTATTTATGTTAAATGGGCTTACGATACAAAATAG
- the rpmF gene encoding 50S ribosomal protein L32: MAHPKHRISKSRRDKRRTHDNAVPPTIAFCPTTGEPHLYHRAHWHEGKLYHKGKVVMEKQQQ; encoded by the coding sequence ATGGCACATCCTAAACACCGGATCTCCAAATCGAGAAGAGACAAGAGAAGAACTCACGATAATGCAGTACCTCCAACAATTGCTTTTTGCCCAACAACTGGTGAACCACATCTTTATCACAGAGCTCACTGGCATGAAGGAAAACTTTACCATAAGGGCAAAGTTGTAATGGAAAAGCAACAACAATAG
- a CDS encoding ABC transporter substrate-binding protein, producing MKKNILIPIFLLSLLFSCTSPSVEENKPRSVKGNVVYGGTLRINKNRPMISLYPPYITDLVSSHVSSQIYEGLVKFDSKDLSILPSLATKWEIDSSGTIYTFTLKKGVFFHDDQCFAQGKGRELKASDIKYTFELLSTPSPFNHSFNFTLKGKLKGADEFYESSVLESKPELSGIKVIDDYTFQLFLNSPNSTFLYILASPSMVILAEEAVKHYGHMLTIGTGPFMYSQNNNSGNLILTRNSMYHGYDVLGNQLPYLDSIEFSFIESKKEELVAFQAKKVDLIIGLPSESIREVVENQIGDFKLDPPNYILDRSLELVTQFYEFNTTNSIFKDKRLRQAFSYAVDKNRIFNDVILGEAFGPGIHGISPPSFIGYDITAIKGYDFDPEKARKLLSEAGYPNGKNFPSIKLSISSGESKNTAVALEFSRQIKKVLNVDIELEILPYSTLIENSKYAKGDITRSAWIADYPSPESFLSMFYGTGVPLSNDLPSFPNTTRFVNTKFDSLFQAGVNTVNQRESYNFFLRAEQLMIEEAPVMVLWYDEKYRLYQSNVRNFHPNPINYWDFSQVYKDK from the coding sequence ATGAAAAAGAATATACTTATACCAATTTTTCTATTGTCCCTTTTATTTTCTTGCACATCACCCTCTGTTGAAGAAAATAAACCTAGATCAGTTAAAGGAAATGTAGTGTATGGTGGTACTTTAAGAATCAACAAAAACCGACCCATGATTTCACTTTATCCACCTTATATTACGGATTTAGTGTCTTCACATGTTTCGTCACAAATTTATGAAGGTTTGGTTAAATTTGATTCTAAAGATCTTTCTATTTTACCCTCTTTAGCAACTAAATGGGAGATTGATTCGAGTGGAACAATTTATACATTTACACTTAAAAAAGGAGTTTTTTTTCATGATGATCAATGTTTTGCCCAAGGCAAAGGACGTGAATTAAAAGCTTCTGATATTAAATATACATTTGAGTTATTGTCAACTCCAAGTCCATTTAACCATTCATTTAACTTTACTTTAAAAGGAAAACTAAAAGGAGCGGATGAATTTTATGAATCTTCTGTTTTAGAATCCAAACCCGAACTTTCAGGTATTAAAGTAATTGATGATTATACATTTCAATTGTTTTTAAATAGTCCGAATTCCACTTTCCTTTACATTCTTGCGAGCCCTTCAATGGTAATACTTGCAGAGGAGGCCGTAAAACATTATGGCCATATGCTCACCATTGGAACAGGACCCTTTATGTACAGCCAAAATAATAATTCTGGAAATCTTATTCTAACAAGAAATTCAATGTATCATGGGTATGATGTTCTCGGAAATCAATTGCCTTATCTTGATTCTATAGAATTTAGCTTTATTGAATCAAAAAAAGAAGAGCTTGTTGCTTTTCAAGCAAAGAAGGTTGATTTGATAATTGGTTTACCTTCTGAATCTATAAGGGAAGTTGTTGAAAATCAGATTGGCGATTTTAAGTTGGACCCCCCGAATTACATTTTGGACAGATCACTTGAACTAGTAACACAATTTTATGAATTTAACACAACAAATTCAATTTTTAAAGATAAGCGTTTACGCCAGGCATTTTCATACGCTGTTGATAAAAATCGCATTTTTAATGATGTGATTTTAGGCGAAGCTTTTGGCCCCGGTATTCATGGAATTTCACCACCATCTTTTATTGGATATGATATAACTGCTATTAAAGGATATGACTTTGATCCTGAAAAGGCAAGAAAATTGCTTTCGGAGGCAGGATATCCAAATGGAAAAAATTTCCCTTCAATTAAATTAAGTATATCTTCTGGAGAATCAAAAAATACCGCTGTTGCCTTGGAATTTTCAAGACAAATAAAGAAAGTATTAAATGTAGATATTGAACTTGAAATTTTGCCTTATTCAACTTTGATAGAAAATTCAAAATATGCTAAAGGGGACATAACGAGATCTGCATGGATTGCTGATTATCCAAGCCCTGAGAGTTTTCTTTCCATGTTTTATGGAACAGGGGTGCCTTTGTCTAATGATCTTCCTTCTTTTCCAAATACTACCAGGTTTGTAAATACGAAATTTGATAGTTTATTTCAAGCTGGAGTTAATACTGTGAATCAAAGGGAGAGTTACAACTTTTTTTTAAGAGCGGAACAATTGATGATTGAAGAGGCTCCCGTAATGGTGCTTTGGTATGACGAAAAATACAGATTGTATCAATCAAATGTCCGTAATTTTCATCCTAATCCAATTAATTATTGGGACTTCTCCCAAGTATATAAGGATAAGTAA
- the typA gene encoding translational GTPase TypA has translation MQNLRNIAIIAHVDHGKTTLVDKILHQCQLFRENQHSGELILDNNDLERERGITILAKNVSVRYKGNKINIIDTPGHADFGGEVERVLNMADGVLLLVDAFEGPMPQTRFVLQKAIQMGLKPIVVINKVDKPNCRPDEVQDGVFDLMFNLGATEEQLDFPTIYGSSKEGWMSTDWKNPTTDITALLDAILESIPAAPAYHGSPQMQITSLDYSSFVGRIAIGRLLRGTLNENMPVSLVKRDGKIVKSRIKELYLFEGLGKLKVTQVNAGEICAVMGIEGFEIGDTIADIENPEALKPISIDEPTMNMLFTINNSPFFGKEGKFVTSRHLRERLKKETEKNLALRVEDTESADSFLVFGRGILHLSVLIETMRREGYEFQVGQPQVIIKEIDGQKCEPIEALTIDVPEEFSGKVIEQVSMRKGEMKIMEPKGDLIHLEFEIPARGIIGMRNNILTATTGQAIMAHRFKGYEPWKGVIQGRINGSLISMENGTAIPYAIDKMQDRGRFFVDPTEEIYTGQVIGENSRPDDLVINITKTKKLTNMRASGSDDKVSIAPAVKFSLEEALEYIQRDEYVEITPKSMRLRKIVLDENERKRTQKKIMS, from the coding sequence ATGCAGAATTTAAGAAATATTGCTATTATAGCACACGTTGACCACGGCAAGACAACTCTTGTAGATAAAATACTACATCAATGCCAGCTTTTCCGTGAGAATCAACATTCCGGAGAATTAATATTAGATAATAATGACCTTGAAAGAGAAAGAGGAATTACTATCCTAGCCAAAAACGTTTCTGTTAGATATAAAGGAAATAAAATAAATATAATTGATACTCCTGGCCACGCTGACTTTGGAGGCGAGGTTGAAAGAGTATTAAACATGGCGGATGGGGTTCTTTTACTTGTTGATGCTTTTGAAGGACCAATGCCTCAAACTCGTTTTGTGTTGCAAAAGGCCATTCAAATGGGCCTTAAGCCTATTGTTGTAATTAACAAGGTGGATAAGCCGAATTGCAGACCTGACGAAGTTCAGGATGGAGTATTTGATCTTATGTTCAATCTAGGTGCCACTGAGGAACAGCTTGATTTCCCAACAATCTATGGTTCTTCTAAAGAAGGCTGGATGAGTACTGACTGGAAAAATCCAACAACGGATATCACCGCTTTGCTTGATGCTATTTTGGAATCTATTCCTGCTGCGCCTGCTTACCATGGTTCACCTCAAATGCAAATTACCTCTCTTGATTATTCATCTTTTGTAGGTCGTATTGCTATTGGAAGATTACTTCGCGGAACATTAAATGAAAATATGCCAGTATCTCTTGTTAAAAGAGATGGAAAAATTGTTAAATCAAGGATAAAAGAACTTTACTTATTTGAAGGCTTAGGAAAGCTGAAAGTAACTCAGGTAAATGCCGGAGAGATATGTGCTGTAATGGGTATTGAAGGTTTTGAAATTGGAGATACAATTGCTGATATTGAAAATCCTGAGGCATTAAAACCGATTTCCATTGACGAGCCAACTATGAATATGCTTTTTACCATAAACAATTCACCGTTTTTTGGTAAGGAAGGTAAGTTTGTTACATCACGCCATCTTAGAGAGCGTTTGAAAAAGGAAACTGAAAAAAACCTTGCTCTTCGTGTTGAAGATACTGAATCTGCTGATTCTTTTCTTGTTTTTGGAAGGGGGATTTTGCATTTATCGGTGTTAATTGAAACAATGAGAAGAGAAGGATATGAATTCCAAGTTGGACAACCTCAGGTTATCATTAAAGAAATTGATGGACAAAAATGCGAACCAATTGAAGCTTTAACCATTGATGTTCCTGAAGAATTTTCTGGTAAAGTTATTGAACAGGTAAGTATGCGTAAGGGGGAAATGAAAATCATGGAACCTAAAGGAGATTTGATTCACCTTGAATTTGAAATTCCTGCAAGAGGAATAATAGGTATGAGGAACAATATCCTTACTGCAACAACTGGCCAAGCAATTATGGCTCATCGTTTCAAAGGATATGAACCTTGGAAAGGCGTTATTCAAGGCAGAATTAATGGTTCTTTAATTTCAATGGAAAATGGAACGGCTATTCCTTATGCAATTGATAAAATGCAAGACAGGGGAAGATTTTTTGTTGATCCAACTGAAGAAATTTATACAGGACAAGTTATTGGTGAGAATTCAAGACCTGATGATCTTGTAATAAATATTACCAAAACAAAAAAATTAACTAACATGCGTGCATCAGGATCTGATGACAAAGTGAGCATAGCACCTGCTGTTAAGTTTTCTCTTGAAGAAGCACTTGAATATATTCAAAGGGACGAATATGTTGAAATTACTCCAAAGTCTATGAGACTAAGAAAAATAGTATTGGATGAAAACGAAAGAAAGCGGACACAAAAAAAAATAATGTCATAA
- the accB gene encoding acetyl-CoA carboxylase biotin carboxyl carrier protein, translating into MDINEIQALIKFVAKSGVTEVELETKGFKIVIKTKPEQVMMASPVQMMQQAPQQLASHQAPAPQAAPAAVATPVSDESKYIAIKSPMIGTFYRSSGPDKPSFISVGDEIQPGKVICIIEAMKLFNEIESDIAGRIVKVLVDDGKPVEYDQVLFLVEPA; encoded by the coding sequence ATGGACATAAATGAAATTCAAGCCCTGATAAAATTTGTCGCCAAATCAGGTGTGACTGAAGTAGAACTCGAAACAAAAGGATTTAAGATAGTAATTAAAACAAAGCCAGAGCAAGTAATGATGGCCTCGCCTGTTCAGATGATGCAACAAGCTCCTCAACAACTTGCTTCACATCAGGCTCCTGCTCCACAGGCTGCTCCTGCAGCGGTGGCTACTCCTGTAAGTGATGAGAGTAAATATATTGCTATTAAATCCCCAATGATTGGAACTTTCTATCGTTCTTCAGGACCAGACAAGCCTTCTTTTATAAGTGTGGGAGATGAAATACAACCAGGAAAGGTAATTTGCATTATAGAAGCGATGAAGCTTTTTAACGAAATTGAATCCGATATTGCAGGTAGAATTGTTAAAGTGCTTGTAGATGACGGAAAGCCTGTAGAATATGACCAGGTATTGTTTTTAGTTGAACCGGCATAA
- the accC gene encoding acetyl-CoA carboxylase biotin carboxylase subunit gives MFKKILIANRGEIALRIIRTCKEMGIHTVAVYSTADKESLHVKFADEAVCIGPAPSKDSYLKIPNIISAAEITNSDAIHPGYGFLSENAKFSKICQEHGIKFIGASPEMINGMGDKASAKATMIKAGVPTVPGSVGILTDIETTKKTAKKVKYPVILKATAGGGGKGMRIVWKEEDIEAAWDSARQEAAAAFGNDGMYMEKYIEEPRHIEIQIVGDQFGKVCHLSERDCSIQRRHQKLAEETPSPFMTDELRHAMGEAAIKAASAVNYEGVGTVEFLVDKHRNFYFMEMNTRIQVEHPITEEVIDYDLIREQILVAAGIPISGKNYFPQMHAIECRINAEDPYNDFRPSPGKITTLHTPGGHGIRVDSHIYAGYTIPPNYDSMIAKLITVAQTRKEAIAKMHRALSEFVIEGIKTTIPFHIKLMENEDFISGNYTTKFLENFDIKK, from the coding sequence ATGTTTAAAAAAATACTTATCGCCAATAGGGGAGAAATAGCCCTTAGAATAATTCGCACTTGCAAGGAAATGGGTATTCATACAGTAGCTGTATATTCAACTGCTGATAAGGAAAGTCTTCATGTGAAATTTGCTGATGAAGCAGTTTGTATTGGACCTGCACCAAGCAAAGATTCTTATTTAAAGATTCCTAATATTATATCCGCAGCAGAAATTACAAACTCCGATGCAATACATCCTGGATATGGTTTTTTATCAGAAAATGCTAAATTTTCTAAAATTTGCCAGGAACACGGAATTAAATTTATTGGAGCTTCTCCCGAAATGATAAACGGAATGGGAGATAAGGCATCAGCTAAAGCCACAATGATTAAAGCTGGTGTTCCAACTGTTCCCGGATCTGTTGGGATTCTAACAGATATTGAAACCACAAAGAAAACAGCAAAAAAAGTTAAGTACCCTGTTATTTTGAAAGCAACTGCAGGAGGCGGAGGCAAGGGAATGCGTATTGTTTGGAAAGAGGAAGATATTGAAGCAGCATGGGATTCTGCAAGACAGGAAGCAGCAGCAGCATTCGGAAATGACGGAATGTACATGGAGAAATATATCGAAGAGCCAAGACATATTGAAATTCAAATTGTTGGTGATCAATTCGGTAAAGTATGCCATTTGTCTGAAAGAGATTGTTCCATTCAACGCAGGCATCAAAAGCTTGCTGAAGAAACTCCATCACCTTTTATGACTGATGAATTGCGTCATGCAATGGGAGAAGCTGCTATTAAAGCTGCATCGGCTGTAAATTATGAAGGGGTAGGTACTGTTGAATTTCTTGTAGATAAACACCGCAACTTTTATTTCATGGAAATGAATACCCGAATTCAGGTTGAGCATCCAATAACAGAAGAGGTTATCGATTATGATCTTATAAGGGAACAAATCCTGGTGGCTGCAGGTATTCCTATTTCCGGAAAAAATTATTTTCCTCAAATGCATGCAATTGAATGTCGCATTAATGCTGAGGACCCATACAATGATTTTAGACCTTCACCAGGAAAAATAACAACATTGCATACTCCTGGCGGACATGGAATACGTGTTGATTCCCACATTTATGCTGGATATACTATACCTCCAAATTATGATTCCATGATTGCCAAGTTAATAACTGTTGCTCAAACCAGGAAAGAGGCCATAGCAAAAATGCACAGGGCTTTGAGTGAATTTGTAATCGAAGGAATTAAAACAACTATCCCTTTTCATATTAAACTTATGGAAAATGAGGATTTTATCAGTGGAAATTACACTACCAAATTCCTAGAGAATTTCGACATTAAAAAGTAA
- the plsX gene encoding phosphate acyltransferase PlsX, translating to MKIGLDIMGGDFAPEVTTKGAILAFKQLPSEVKIVLIGNADLFVPILNASGVSPDNFEIVHTTEVIEMGEHPTKSFSKKQDSSIAVGFSMLKEKRINSFASAGNTGAMLVGSVYSVKPVSGVIRPCITSALPKENGKVGIILDVGANADCKPDVLYQFGLLGSLYAKHIFGINNPRVGLMNIGEEEKKGNLLTQAAHELMKETTEFNFIGNIEGRDIFNEDIDVMVCDGFTGNIILKEAEAFYNLIKRRGITDEFFERFNYENYGGSPILGINANVIIGHGISNELAIKNMLILSKEIADANLSDKIKEAFQ from the coding sequence ATGAAAATAGGTCTAGATATTATGGGCGGGGATTTTGCACCTGAGGTAACCACCAAAGGTGCAATTCTTGCTTTTAAGCAACTCCCTTCTGAGGTTAAAATCGTATTAATCGGTAATGCCGATTTATTTGTTCCAATCCTCAACGCTTCGGGAGTTTCTCCTGATAACTTTGAAATTGTACATACTACAGAAGTTATCGAAATGGGAGAACACCCTACAAAATCATTTAGCAAAAAACAAGATTCCAGCATTGCCGTAGGCTTTAGCATGTTGAAAGAAAAAAGAATTAACAGCTTTGCAAGCGCTGGTAACACGGGTGCTATGCTTGTTGGTTCTGTTTATTCTGTTAAGCCTGTTTCCGGTGTCATCAGGCCTTGTATAACCTCAGCCCTTCCCAAGGAAAATGGCAAAGTGGGTATTATTCTGGATGTTGGTGCTAACGCAGATTGCAAACCCGATGTACTCTATCAGTTCGGTTTACTGGGTTCTCTTTATGCCAAACATATTTTTGGTATAAATAATCCTCGAGTGGGATTGATGAATATTGGAGAGGAAGAAAAAAAAGGAAATCTTTTAACCCAGGCAGCCCATGAACTGATGAAAGAAACCACGGAATTCAATTTTATTGGAAACATTGAAGGCCGTGATATTTTCAATGAAGATATTGATGTAATGGTATGTGATGGGTTTACGGGTAACATTATTTTAAAAGAGGCTGAAGCATTTTATAACCTGATAAAGCGAAGAGGAATTACCGATGAATTTTTTGAACGTTTTAACTATGAAAATTACGGAGGTTCCCCTATTTTAGGGATAAATGCCAATGTTATAATTGGCCACGGAATATCCAATGAATTAGCAATTAAAAATATGCTGATTTTATCCAAAGAGATAGCTGATGCAAACCTTTCAGATAAAATTAAAGAAGCTTTTCAATAA